A segment of the Zingiber officinale cultivar Zhangliang chromosome 8B, Zo_v1.1, whole genome shotgun sequence genome:
TCCTCCTACCAAACTCAGCTGCGCCATTAATTCCCTCGCAAACATCACCGATTTGAGAAGGAATAAATCAAAGAGTAGACGATTATATACCGAGCATCATTACTAACCAGATTGAGCGATCGAAGGTGAGCAAGCAAGCATGAACAGCATCAACAGAGCGGGGAGCATTGGCGGGGGCAGCATGCAGGGGAGCTTCAGGGGGAGCCTCCACTGGACGGCCTCGTCGCGGCGGACGCTGTCGGCCGACATCTTCGGACGGTCGAGCCGCGACGAGGACGACGAGGAGGCCCTCAAGTGGGCGGCTCTCGAGAAGCTGCCCACCTACGACCGCATGCGGAAGGGGATCATGAGAGGAGAAAGAGACGAAGGGCAGGAGGTGAACATCCACGACCTCGACGTGCATGACCGGAAGAGGCTGCTCGAGAGGCTCGTCCGGACGGCCGAGGAGGACAACGAGAGGTTTCTCCTCAAGCTCAGGAATCGAATGGAAAGGTATACGAATCGATCTTTTCGCAGTTCGTACTTAAGAAATTCACATAAACGatcggaaaaaaaaatgaaaaatatcaaTCTATTTCACAGAGTTGGAATCGATAACCCAACAATCGAAGTCAGGttcgagcatctcgacgtcgaagCAGAGGCCTACGTGGGGAACCGTGGCGTTCCCACATTTTTCAACTTCTTCTACAACAAAATCATGGTGAGAATCACTGTTTTCAAAGAAATTTCTATCTCCATTAATCTGTTCTTACTGTTTGTGTGTGATTAAGGACGTGCTGAGTTACCTGCACATCGTTCCCAGCGGAAAGAGGCAGATATCTATCCTTCACGACATAAGTGGAATCATCAGACCCTGCAGGTAAGAGAATAATACAAGTGTTAATATATCAAAAAAGGGTTCTTGAGTGATGCTCAGTCTTCTTAAACTTCAGGATGACCCTGCTTCTAGGGCCTCCTGGCTCAGGGAAGACTACCATGCTGCTAGCTTTGTCAGGGAAGCTCGATTCGACTCTGAAAGTGAGTGGAAGAGTGACTTACAATGGCCATGAAATGGATGAGTTCGTGCCACAGAGGACCTCAGCTTACATCGGGCAGCATGATCTTCACATAGGGGAAATGACAGTCAGGGAGACACTGGCTTTCTCTGCGAGATGCCAAGGAGTTGGAACTCGTTATGGTACGTAAACAACAAGAGAAGGATTTTACATAACGCAATCTAACACAATGCAATTGCAGACATGCTGACAGAGCTAtcgagaagagaaaaggaagccAATATCAAGCCAGATCCTGACATTGATGTCTACATGAAGGTTAGAATCGATTTCCACTAATTGATGTAACAGTGTTCTTCTTCATTGAATCTGAATCCAGTTTTCGATATGTTGCACCTTCAGGCTATATCAGTTGAAGGTCAGGAGAGTGTGGTTACTGATTACATTCTGAAGGTAAGATTCACTTAAGAAGATATATATATTAGATGAAATTATTGCTACAAACAttaacataagaaaattttcgtgttcgatcgatcgaacagaTCTTGGGTTTGGAAATATGTGCTGATACAATGGTAGGTGATTCAATGATAAGGGGGATCTCTGGCGGACAAAAGAAGCGTGTCACAACAGGTGAGATGCTTGTCGGACCGGCAAAGGCTCTGTTCATGGATGAGATCTCGACTGGCCTTGATAGCTCCACGACTTACCAGATCGTAAACTCCCTTCGACAATCGGTTCACATCCTCGGTGGAACTGCACTCATTGCCTTGCTTCAGCCAGCTCCAGAAACGTTCGAATTGTTCGATGACATTGTTCTACTCTCCGAGGGGCAAATTGTGTATCAGGGTCCTCGAGAGTTCGTTCTCGATTTCTTTGAAGCGATGGGCTTCAAGTGCCCTGAAAGGAAAGGTGTTGCAGACTTCCTGCAAGAAGTATGTATGAAATGTGTCATGAAGTCACCATCAGTAATCCAATACTGAAATCTCAATGTATGAAATGTATAGGTCACTTCGAGGAAGGACCAACACCAGTATTGGGCAAACAAAGGCGAGCCACACAGGTACATTCCGGTCAATGAGTTTGCAGAAGCCTTCCAGTCATTCCACATTGGCCGAAAGCTTGGAGAAGAGATCGGTGTCGAATTCGATAGGGGAAGGAATCATCCCGCTGCACTGGCTACTTCAAAGTATGGGATCAGCAAGATGGAGTTGCTGAAAGCTTGCATTTCGAGGGAATGGCTGCTGATGAAGCGCAACTCGTTTGTATATATCTTCAAAGTAGTCCAGGTGAGTGAAAGCAAACAATTCGACTAATTCGATAACTCGATATAACAATTGATAATTTTGCAGCTTATAATTCTCGGAGCCATTGCAATGACAGTCTTCCTTAGGACAAAGATGCATCATGATTCAGTGGAGGATGGAGTTATCTTCTTCGGCGCCATGTTTCTTGGATTGGTGACTCATCTGTTTAATGGCTTCGCTGAACTTGCTATGAGTATTGCCAAACTTCCCATATTCTACAAACAAAGGGACCTTCGGTTCTATCCATCATGGGCATATGCAATGCCTACTTGGATTTTGAAAATTCCCATATCGTTCTTGGAGTGTGCAGTTTGGATAGCCATGACATACTACGTCATCGGGTTCGATCCAAACATGGAAAGATTTTTCAGGCACTATCTTCTGCTAGTCTTGATCAGTCAGATGGCATCTGGGCTATTCAGGCTTCTTGCGGCTGTTGGGAGGGAAATGGTTGTTGCAGATACATTTGGATCCTTTGCTCAGCTTGTTCTTTTGGTTCTTGGTGGATTTCTAATATCTCGCGGTATCGTTTGAAAACTTGTCGATAATGATCTTTCTATCCCAACCAGAAAACAACAACAGTAGTAAAAATGAGCTTTCCTTGCAGATGATATCAAGAAATGGTGGATTTGGGGCTACTGGTCATCTCCTCTGATGTATGCACAAAACGCCATTGCAGTGAATGAGTTCCTCGGCCATAGCTGGCAAAAGGTAGTTGTCATCTCATTTCATCTTGCTCAATGAAAATCAGATAACAATCTTCTCCAACAATCTTGGAACAGGTTGTTTCAGAAGTCAGCAATGTTACACTGGGAGTCCAAATCCTCGAGGCTCGTGGGATCTTCGTCGATTCAAACTGGTATTGGATCGGTGTTGGGGCACTGCTCGGATACATCTTCTTGTTCAACATCCTCTTCGTGCTCTTCCTCGACTGGCTCGACCGTAAGTACCAACTAGTTAGTGAGTTCTTTGATGGTCCGTTAACACACCATTTCTCCTTGATTGGCCACTGCAGCACTAGGAAAGGGTCAAGCAGTCATCTCCGAGGAGGCACTGAAGGAGAAACAAGCAAACAGGACAGGCGAAAGCATCGAATTATCGGCTGCAGGAACCAGTAAAGGTTTTGAAGCTTCCACAGGGAACACAAAGAAAGGAATGGTGCTTCCTTTTGCTCCTCTTTATATCACCTTCGACAATATCGAATACTCTGTCGACATGCCACAGGTGAACTTTCATCCTGACATGCTCTTGAAACAAAAATGAACAGAACTTAAAGTGCGTCGATCACAATCACAGGAAATGAAAGAAAAGGGCATCGAAGAAGATCGGTTGATGCTACTGAAAGGTGTTAGTGGAGCCTTCAGGCCAGGAGTTCTTACTGCACTGATGGGAGTGAGCGGAGCAGGGAAGACCACCCTCATGGACGTGCTGGCCGGCAGGAAAACTGGTGGCTACATCAATGGAAGCATCTGCATCTCCGGCTATCCCAAGAAACAAGAGACGTTTGCTCGAATCTCTGGTTACTGCGAGCAGAATGATATCCACTCTCCTCATGTCACAGTCTACGAGTCTCTTCTCTACTCTGCCTGGCTTCGGCTGTCGCCTGAAGTAGATGCTGAAACAAGAAAGGTCAGTAAATTGATACATACAAAGACTAAGTGTGCTCAGTCCCTTGATGAGATTTGTCGAAACAGATGTTCATCGAAGAAGTCATGGGATTGGTAGAGCTAACTTCACTGAGAGGAGCACTGGTAGGACTTCCTGGCGTTAATGGTTTATCGACCGAGCAGCGAAAAAGGCTCACCATTGCTGTCGAGCTCGTCGCCAATCCTTCCATCATATTCATGGACGAACCGACTTCAGGGCTGGATGCGAGAGCAGCAGCCATCGTGATGAGAACGGTGAGGAACACTGTGGATACCGGAAGGACTGTCGTCTGCACCATTCACCAACCGAGCATCGACATCTTTGAAGCTTTTGATGAGGTGCGATGTTACTGAAACAACTTTGCACAGCTTCAGTACTGAAATTGACATTAGACACAAATTGCAGCTCTTTTTGATGAAACGAGGAGGGGAAGAAATCTACGTCGGCCCCTTGGGACGTGATTCCTCTAATTTGATCGAGTACTTTGAGGGAATTGAAGGAGTCAGAAAAATAAAGCATGGCTACAATCCTGCGACATGGATGTTGGAGGTTTCCACCATGGCACAGGAAGAGATTTTAGGCGTTGACTTCGCTGAAGTATACAAAAACTCTGATTTATACAGGTAGAAGATCAATACATGAACTCCACGACCATAGCACTCGAAGTTATTGTTCATGGCGTTTACTTTACCATTGCAGGAGAAACAAAGCTTTAATCAGTGAGCTGAGTGCGCCTCCTCCTGGTTCAAAAGACCTGTTCTTTCCCACAAAGTACTCGCAATCCTTCCTCACGCAGTGCATGGCTTGTTTGTGGAAGCAGCACAAGTCATACTGGCGAAATCCATCTTACACTGCCACAAGAATTTTCTTCACGACAGTCATCGCCTTCATCTTCGGAACGATCTTCTGGAGACTCGGAAAGAAAGTGTAAGCTCTCAAAACGAGTTCGAATGTCAGAGAGAATCTTGAGTTCCAATGACTGAAAATTTTGCAGGACTACGAAGCAAGATCTGTTCAACTCCTTGGGCTCCATGTACGCCGCAGTCCTCTTCATCGGAATACAAAACGGCCAAACTGTGCAGCCGATCGTCGATGTAGAAAGAACCGTTTTCTACCGGGAGAAGGCGGCCGGAATGTACTCTGCTCTTCCTTATGCGTTTTCTCAGGTATTGTTGAATGACTAGTGCAaatacctctctctctccctcaatGATTGTTTCTCACATTCATCCAATTCGAACGCAGGTGTTGATAGAGGTTCCTCACATCTTCCTTCAGACTGTAATCTATGGGCTCATTGTCTACAGCATGATTGGTTTCGAGTGGACATTAGAGAAGTTCTTTTGGTACCTCTTTTTGATGTTCTTCACCTTCATGTACTTCACGTTCTACGGCATGATGGCGGTGGCCATGACGCCCAACAGTGACATCGCGGCCATCGTCTCCACTGCATTCTACGCGATATGGAACATTTTTGCTGGTTTTCTTGTTCCTCGACCTGTAAGTTTTCTCCCTTTTCGCGCAATATTTCCTCTTATGACTCCTCCAATCGAGCTGAGGATGCTCTGTTTGGTGGTCGCAGAGGATTCCAGTGTGGTGGAGATGGTACTCTTGGGCTTGCCCCGTCGCGTGGACATTGTACGGACTAGTGGCATCGCAGTTCGGCGACTATGAGCAGACGATGGACAATGGCGAGAAGGTGCAGGACTTCATCGAGAGGTTCTTTGGGTTTCGGCATGACTTCTTAGGCGTGGTGGCAGTTGCAGTGGTGGGTTTCACGGTGCTGTTTGCGTTTGTGTTTGCATTTTCGATCAAAGTtttcaacttccaaagaagatgAGCAGAGCAGAGCAGAGCAGGACAATTCATCCAGAGTCAATGAACATTGTCTATAATATGAAACATTGTGGCAGATTGTTACTAACTATTCTTAGCAGTAGAAGTTGAGATTCTATGAGTTCACAAttgaaaataagataaaattgcaTAGTTTCTGGAAACGATGATCGCTAAAGTTGGAGGCTGCACAAGAACTGGACACAGCCGGTGGTGAACTCCGCCGGCAACGCCACCTGCCGCCACTTCCCCTCCTCCAAAATGCACGCCGTTTTCCTTGCCAGCCTGGTTCCCATCACCATCACCCCACCATTCCACGTCGCCACATGTGCACGAAAACCATACAGCTCCTGGGGAAACACCCCCAGCCTTCGGCACCCGCCTCCGCCGTCTATGTCCGAGCAGACATCCACTACCCCATTCTGATCGCAGCTGTACACCCTGCCCTCCTCCGCCGCCACTACAGTCGTCGGATTGTTCAGTGCCTGCCCTAGAAGCATCCCCTGATTCGCCATCCACCGCCCCACCGTGACGTTGAACACCTCAGAGGTCCAGCCAAGCCTCCGGTTGCCGCCGGCGACGCAGAACGCTCCGTCGACGAAGATCCCCCTGCACTCCTTCCGAGGGCTCGACATGTCCGGCAGCCACACCCACGAGTCCGCCGCGACGTCGTAGGCCAGCGCAGACTGCAGCGGCTTCCCGTATTCATGCTGTCCACCGGCCACGTAAGCCATCCGTGCCTCCGCTGAAACGGCGAACGCGAAGGCGGTCCTCCCCGGGCCCGGCATCGTTGCTCCCCGACGCCGAACGCCGGTCAGCAAATTGTAGACGTGGACCGAAGTGCTGAGACGCATACCTCCGCCTATCACCACCAGCTCGTGCCCCACGGCGGCCGCTTGGCAGTACATATCCCAGTCCGGGATGGCGGGCAGCTTGGTCCAGACTCCTGTGGTCGGCTCGAACAAGATCAGGTTCTTGTAACGAGGGACAGGAAAAGGATTATATCGAACAAGTGCGACGAGGGGGGCGAGCATGGTCGGCGGCCTTTCGGCGGTGGTAGAAAGACGGCGAAGTGATTTCATTCTTCCATCGCTTACAGACACGCCGACCCACGACCAAGGCATGTAAAGGGAGGCGGAGGAGGCATATGAGAGCAATATCGTCAGGCAATCCTGGTATCAATTCCGCCTCCATCCTTGAGAACTTGTTAACCCTAATCATCAACAATTTATGTTAAgtgtgagaaaaaaaaaaaaaaaaaaaaaaaccaaaaacacCCATGCCCACTCACCCACGTGCACTGCTCTCCCCCACACCCccctttttccttttcccttttctcttcccCACCAAAGCCTCAaaacccctctcttcttcttcattttcttctctaGCGGCGACAAACGGCAGATTTTTTTTCTCCCGTTCTTCTTCTCAAGCAGCCCTCGTTTTCTCCTCCCgcacctcttctcctcctccagcaAGGGCAGAGCACTGTTTTCTCCTTTGCTTCCTCTTCTCTGCTTCTCGGCAGCACTGTTGGAGCTCCTCGGAGTTCGCCGGAGCTCGCCAAACCACCGGAAGAAGAGAGGAAACAAAACCCTAGTTGCTCTCTCCTTTTTCCCCACCAACAGCAGCATTTTTTGCTGCATTTTGTTTCCTCCAACAGCAGCCCTAGCTGCTGCCCTATTCTTGGCAGTACCGTTGGAGTTCGCCGGAGCTCGCCGGAGCTAGTTGAGGTGGCCAACGACAAAGGGAAAGCAACCCTAGTTGCTGTCCTCATTTCCAGCAGCCACACAAAACCCTTAGAAGGTATATTTTAGGTTGCTTTTGGTTAAATTGATGTGTAGTTAGAAGGGTTATTTAGATTATAACAGATGTTGTATTTAGGAATGCGAAGTGGTACGAGGTATCGAGATCAAAATAATTCACTGATTTTGAATCAGAGTTAATGTGTAGATTTTaggtcattattattattagatagtattttgattatttaagttatGTTTGATATTGTGTTTGTAGATCCGAGCTCGAGTGGAGCACGGTGACCTGCCGATACTCGGAGATTTTTTGCTGTATATAAGGTGGATACATCTACTCTTGTCtatttccttgtgcatgaataaatatataaattggaatatgtatatgttgtattattgttttcaaaatggggattaaactgatattagaaatagcgaaatgggttaaaatattaaaattattggagggtaaataattgatattatttcttgttcatatgtgggttcatattgggattgatatgggagggttgttttaaaattaaagaaatattctaAATTTATCTTCTGTTGATACCTTGTCTCTTTTGACTTGCTTGACCTTACATATTTCatgcttttgatactctatctgttgatacttgtagctttttatctgtggaccctataatgataaattaatagacTTGATCCGAAAATATTACCTCGATTGACCATtcaatatgaaaagagaataTAATCATAACAGTGAATtaataaagatagtaaatgaagaattaaaaagtgaagactatgagcctagctttataccagagctctatattagagtactggaccgcccacatgttattgtggtagGCGGTGGCCGTGATCCGAGTATCTGACCGTACACCCGAGGCGTGTTGGCGTGATGTAGCCCTCGGTCGgtgtttattatgtcttccaccggtgagggctgatagcccgtacgtcagatgacgtatgcgacagttttatactcttaggaggcttttagcctatccatatgatatttcactctgatgatattggctccagtgattcactttttagttgatttatcagattcagactattgatatacatgttgatcttaccatgataacttataattgagtgattaaataataagattgaagaattgattttattaatgatgacaagtgatgataaggtgaagatcctaaactctaatctaaaaattttacctgattatagataatgagaagatgattatacatatatatgtataaatgtagaactttaagaataatcctaaagttgtaacaaaagatgatgatttattctacttccttgacttcttcaataagattaaattcatgcacatctttcttgagtatccacttagccatttggctaatttgctacattccttggtctccagttttgcagacacagggatccttttgatattactgttgattttggactttcgtagagttgctcagagatctcgacgtgctgattttctggtttgttttacttttgtttcgctgtatttacattttgcacttttgttacagatgtcgtttatctgtatagtaattgtagtctatggatagatatatatataattgatacatttcgtggttatgttgtttctattttatgtatgttccagtcgtgtgggctgatgaatatgttgtttatgtttatatattgtgatgtatgtatgtatgcttcatattgtcaccagtacaggggagatgctgtcggattttcgtctggcagggactcttctgggggcgtgacaattttattggtatcagagcccggtttTCGTTTTCTGTTCGTGGGTTTTGGTTTTATTTCGAGATTTTTGTTTTCAGTTTATGTAGTTCTCGAGCAAAGGAATTTTTATACAAGTCGAGTTGTATCTCTGAGCTATAGGATTTACGGGTCATTCTTTGTTTTAATTATCCTGATTATATATGATTATTGAAAAAATTTCATCTGATTTTATAGGCAATGCCACGAGCCCGTGGTCGCGGTTGGGGCAGTAGCCGTGCCCGTAGTCGCAGTCGTGGTCGCGACAGTGGTAGTGGTCGCGGTCGTGGTCGTGCATGTCAGCGTGCCACTACTACTGATCTTGGTTTGGATGAGGCTCCTATCTCCCCATCTGAGTTGATACCGGGAGCTCAGGTTGGTCCCAGTATTGGAGTCGGTGGTCAGACTGAGGGACAACCTCATCTTGTTGCAGCTCAGGTAGCCGTACCAGCCATTCCTACAGCATCGTTTATTATGGAAAAGGCCCGTATTCCTTTGCTTGCTAGTTCAGCAAAGGATCGTTTTACGCTGTTCCATGGAGGCACCGATCCTTGGGTGGCGCGTACATGGTTGGAGGATATTGAGGGCACTTTTGGGTACATGTCCTGTTCAGACACAGAGAAGGTAGAGCTAGCCGCTTATCATTTTCGAGGGCAAGCATCCACATGGTGGAAGATGCAAAAGACAGTCTTTGGGGATCAGATTATCTCTTGGCAGTCTTTTCGAGAGGCGTTCGAGAGATAGTATTTTCCTGTAGCATTTTGTATTGCTCGACACCAGGAGTTCATGAGTCTCAAGCAGGGTGATCGGAGCGTGCTAgactatagtgcagaatttagcaGACTTGCTGAGTTTTGCCCACATATGGTAGCTCAGGACTCAGATCATATGTTTCATTTTACACAGGGATTGGCAGCATATATTCGGATCAGGATGTCTGGATTTCCTATTACCACTTATCGGGAGACACTTGATCAGGCCATATTtattgagatgactcagcagcaaGTCCCCCAAGAAAGAGAAGCCAGCCGACAAACCTCGCAGATCTCACACGCTAGACAGTAGAGTCGAGGTCGTCGATCTCGTGGTCAGGATACGACTAGAGAGTCTTCACGGTCACAAAAGGTGGCCAAAGTATCACAGGGATCTAGTCGCCCAGTTCCATCACAGCGGGGCCAGATATCGGTGAAGTGTTTTCAATGTGGTGCACCAAATCACCGGCATCGAATGTCCACTGGATAAGAGTATATGTTTCTATTGTAAACCGCCAGGACATATGCAGAAAGATTGCACTTTGAAGGCACAACATCAAGCAGGAGGATCACGGTCTCAGCAGGCTCGACCTACCTCACGACCTCCACGGTCTCGGCAGCAGAAAGGCCCGCAGAGATCTCAGCAGTCTCAGCCACGAAATCCCCCACCTACACAGTCTGCTCACCAGCCACAACTCTATCATTTGCAGTCCCAGGTGGAGAGTGAGTATCACTCAATACCTCCAGCGATGTCTGCCAGCTCCACCTCAGATGTCGCGGCTCCATCTCAGCGGATGCCGACTCCATCTCGGCGGATTGGTAGCTCCACCCAGATTGCTACCTCCACCCAGTGATTGCTACCTCCACCCAGTGATCGACCACCATTATCTTATCAGCCTTCGACCCAGTCATACCAGCCTTCGCAGGATCAGAGTCAGCCCTCTTCTTCTATCCAGAGGGGTCAGCCATCAGGTCTTGAGCCAGGACATGTTTATGCTTTGACTCGTGAGGAGGCACAGCGAGCTGGAGGATCTGTTATCCGAGGTATTATTTCTGTTTATAGTATTCCTGCGGATATATTGATAGATACGGGTAGCtcgcattcctttatttctcCTGAGTTTGTATGCAAGATTAGGAGGGTCCCAACTCTTCGACCTTATGGATTATCAGTATTGACACCATCAGGTGGAGTATTGATGTCAGATCAGGAGGTCAAGAGTTGTCCTTTAAATTTCGATAGTCATATCCTTACTGTGGATCTACAAGTGCTAGAGATGACTGAATCCAATATTATTTTGGATATGGATTAGCTTTTAGAGCATCATGCCACTGTCGATTGTCGAGCCAAAGTGGTAACTTTTCAATCCTTAGATCAATCATCATGGGAATTTATTGGGATCAATGATCGAGGGATATCTATTATCTCAGCTCTTCAGGCTCAGCAGTTGTTGGCTTAGGGATGCATGGGGTATCTCTTGTCTTTAGTGAGTTCCAATATGGATAGTTCTGTCCAGCTTTCTGATGTCCACATAATACGTGAATACCCTGACGTATTTCCTGAAGAACTTCCTGGCTTGCCACCTCGGTGACAGGTAGAGTTTGCCATTGAGTTGCTTCCTGGCACAGCTTCAATATCGAAGCTCCATATCGGATGGCACCAAAAGAACTGGAGGAACTAAAGATACAGCTTCAGGAGTTGCTAGACAAGAGTTTTATTCGTCCTAGTGTTTCTCCTTGGGGTGCTCCAGTGCTCTTTGTTAAGAAAAAAGATGGATCCTTGAGGC
Coding sequences within it:
- the LOC122017582 gene encoding ABC transporter G family member 39-like, translated to MNSINRAGSIGGGSMQGSFRGSLHWTASSRRTLSADIFGRSSRDEDDEEALKWAALEKLPTYDRMRKGIMRGERDEGQEVNIHDLDVHDRKRLLERLVRTAEEDNERFLLKLRNRMERVGIDNPTIEVRFEHLDVEAEAYVGNRGVPTFFNFFYNKIMDVLSYLHIVPSGKRQISILHDISGIIRPCRMTLLLGPPGSGKTTMLLALSGKLDSTLKVSGRVTYNGHEMDEFVPQRTSAYIGQHDLHIGEMTVRETLAFSARCQGVGTRYDMLTELSRREKEANIKPDPDIDVYMKAISVEGQESVVTDYILKILGLEICADTMVGDSMIRGISGGQKKRVTTGEMLVGPAKALFMDEISTGLDSSTTYQIVNSLRQSVHILGGTALIALLQPAPETFELFDDIVLLSEGQIVYQGPREFVLDFFEAMGFKCPERKGVADFLQEVTSRKDQHQYWANKGEPHRYIPVNEFAEAFQSFHIGRKLGEEIGVEFDRGRNHPAALATSKYGISKMELLKACISREWLLMKRNSFVYIFKVVQLIILGAIAMTVFLRTKMHHDSVEDGVIFFGAMFLGLVTHLFNGFAELAMSIAKLPIFYKQRDLRFYPSWAYAMPTWILKIPISFLECAVWIAMTYYVIGFDPNMERFFRHYLLLVLISQMASGLFRLLAAVGREMVVADTFGSFAQLVLLVLGGFLISRDDIKKWWIWGYWSSPLMYAQNAIAVNEFLGHSWQKVVSEVSNVTLGVQILEARGIFVDSNWYWIGVGALLGYIFLFNILFVLFLDWLDPLGKGQAVISEEALKEKQANRTGESIELSAAGTSKGFEASTGNTKKGMVLPFAPLYITFDNIEYSVDMPQEMKEKGIEEDRLMLLKGVSGAFRPGVLTALMGVSGAGKTTLMDVLAGRKTGGYINGSICISGYPKKQETFARISGYCEQNDIHSPHVTVYESLLYSAWLRLSPEVDAETRKMFIEEVMGLVELTSLRGALVGLPGVNGLSTEQRKRLTIAVELVANPSIIFMDEPTSGLDARAAAIVMRTVRNTVDTGRTVVCTIHQPSIDIFEAFDELFLMKRGGEEIYVGPLGRDSSNLIEYFEGIEGVRKIKHGYNPATWMLEVSTMAQEEILGVDFAEVYKNSDLYRRNKALISELSAPPPGSKDLFFPTKYSQSFLTQCMACLWKQHKSYWRNPSYTATRIFFTTVIAFIFGTIFWRLGKKVTTKQDLFNSLGSMYAAVLFIGIQNGQTVQPIVDVERTVFYREKAAGMYSALPYAFSQVLIEVPHIFLQTVIYGLIVYSMIGFEWTLEKFFWYLFLMFFTFMYFTFYGMMAVAMTPNSDIAAIVSTAFYAIWNIFAGFLVPRPRIPVWWRWYSWACPVAWTLYGLVASQFGDYEQTMDNGEKVQDFIERFFGFRHDFLGVVAVAVVGFTVLFAFVFAFSIKVFNFQRR
- the LOC122013682 gene encoding uncharacterized protein LOC122013682, with protein sequence MPRARGRGWGSSRARSRSRGRDSGSGRGRGRACQRATTTDLGLDEAPISPSELIPGAQVGPSIGVGGQTEGQPHLVAAQVAVPAIPTASFIMEKARIPLLASSAKDRFTLFHGGTDPWVARTWLEDIEGTFGYMSCSDTEKVELAAYHFRGQASTWWKMQKTVFGDQIISWQSFREAFER